In the Gossypium arboreum isolate Shixiya-1 chromosome 10, ASM2569848v2, whole genome shotgun sequence genome, one interval contains:
- the LOC108488609 gene encoding protein FATTY ACID EXPORT 3, chloroplastic-like codes for MYSIKSLNPTCALLPLKTLSRASASPLPPCLSPSLRLKPTSGRRVSLAAPRGLALSFRPLDRRLSFSQSVVAFAASHEESKHSEIEVEREKNEESSNEAWQRALEAFKEQALKMQNVSQEAYEIYSKKALVTLKETSEQLKIQAEKARNDLIEIVKETSEEGKVYLSTAAENSPPQVKEIVGTYYSSADDFNDISKVLDFHVGIPYGIILSAGGFLSFMLTGSVSAIRFGVILGGALLASSVSSLKLYKGGQSSPLAIKGQAVISSVLFFRALSSLIQTSTLGTFLTTLVSGAVAAFYVYKLLPNDKPGLKPGIGN; via the exons ATGTATTCGATCAAAAGTCTTAACCCTACCTGCGCCTTGCTGCCGTTGAAGACACTTAGCCGTGCTTCCGCTTCTCCGTTGCCACCGTGTTTGTCGCCGTCTCTACGGCTCAAGCCCACTTCTGGCCGCAGAGTCTCTCTCGCCGCTCCTAGAGGTTTAGCCCTAAGTTTTCGCCCACTCGATCGGCGGCTTTCCTTCAGCCAATCTGTTGTCGCTTTCGCAGCTTCCCACGAGGAATCA AAGCATTCGGAAATAGAAGTGGAGAGAGAAAAGAATGAAGAATCATCAAATGAAGCATGGCAACGAGCTTTAGAAGCTTTCAAAGAACAAGCCTTGAAGATGCAGAACGTGTCCCAAGAAGCTTACGAGATTTACTCCAAGAAAGCTTTGGTTACTCTGAAAGAAACTTCGGAGCAGCTTAAGATTCAAGCAGAAAAGGCCAGAAACGATCTGATTGAAATAGTAAAAGAAACCAGTGAAGAAGGCAAAGTTTACCTCTCAACGGCAGCCGAGAATTCCCCTCCACAAGTCAAAGAAATTGTCGGAACGTACTATTCCTCTGCCGATGATTTCAATGACATTTCCAAAGTTCTTGACTTTCACGTCGGCATACCTTATG GTATCATTCTTTCAGCCGGGGGATTCCTTTCTTTCATGTTGACAGGGAGTGTTTCTGCAATTAGGTTCGGTGTTATTCTAGGTGGAGCTCTTTTAGCATCAAGTGTATCAAGCTTAAAATTATACAAAGGAGGACAGTCTTCTCCTCTTGCCATCAAAGGGCAAGCAG TCATCTCATCTGTCTTATTTTTTAGGGCGTTAAGCTCACTGATTCAG ACATCAACTCTGGGCACCTTTCTCACAACCTTAGTCAG TGGTGCGGTGGCGGCATTCTATGTGTACAAGCTTCTACCAAATGACAAGCCAGGCTTAAAACCTGGGATAGGAAATTGA